The following proteins are co-located in the Mesorhizobium sp. M1E.F.Ca.ET.045.02.1.1 genome:
- a CDS encoding DUF1028 domain-containing protein, producing the protein MTFSIVARCRRTGMFGVAVSSSSPAVAARCAYAQAGVGAVASQNVTDPTLGPRALELMARGASATEAVAILKRTGAFIEYRQILAVDTAGVSAIHSGPKALEIWAEARGEDVACGGNLLANDGIPQAMVDAFLASEGNLGDRLIATMRAALHAGGEAGPVRSAGMKLVRDVSWPVADLRCDWTEECPIEQLATLWEIYKPQLDAYVTRALNPSDAPSYGVPGDE; encoded by the coding sequence ATGACCTTTTCCATCGTCGCGCGATGCCGGCGCACGGGCATGTTCGGGGTGGCGGTGTCCTCGTCGTCTCCCGCCGTCGCGGCCCGTTGCGCCTACGCGCAGGCCGGCGTCGGCGCCGTCGCCAGCCAGAACGTCACCGACCCGACGCTTGGGCCTCGGGCATTGGAGTTGATGGCGCGCGGCGCCTCCGCCACTGAGGCCGTCGCGATCCTGAAACGGACCGGAGCTTTCATTGAATACCGGCAGATACTGGCTGTCGACACCGCGGGCGTCAGCGCAATCCATTCAGGGCCGAAGGCACTTGAAATCTGGGCCGAGGCGCGCGGCGAGGACGTCGCCTGCGGCGGCAACCTGCTTGCGAATGACGGCATTCCGCAGGCCATGGTCGATGCCTTCCTCGCCTCCGAAGGCAACCTTGGCGACCGGCTGATCGCCACGATGCGGGCGGCGCTTCATGCTGGCGGCGAGGCAGGGCCTGTCCGCTCCGCCGGCATGAAGCTGGTGCGCGATGTTTCGTGGCCCGTCGCCGACCTGCGTTGCGACTGGACCGAGGAGTGTCCGATCGAGCAGTTGGCAACTTTATGGGAAATCTACAAGCCCCAGCTCGATGCCTACGTCACCCGTGCCCTCAACCCGTCTGACGCGCCGAGTTACGGCGTTCCCGGTGACGAGTAG
- a CDS encoding GMC family oxidoreductase N-terminal domain-containing protein produces MSARNWFRNRNALPRDPFRHASSADILEGLGMKTENYDYIVVGAGSAGCVVANRLSADPSVKVCLIEAGGSDNSLRVKVPAGILSLYGNPNYDYCFVGVPQPHLNNRRIPVNRGKTLGGSSSINSMVYIRGAAEDYDEWAGLGCAGWAYSDVLPVFKKLERNLIAQDPRYHGTDGELLVDNPRDPNVLSTMFVKAGQNAGLPANTDFNAESQFGVGIYNVTQDRGQRFSSFSAFMRPVLDRKNLTLLSECEVIDLVVAEGRATGMRVRHEGEQKILSASREIVLSAGAINSPKILMASGIGPADELRQIGITPVLDLPGVGKNLQDHVDGMITVRSRSTKTLGLSIANLPRMAAAPFQYFARRKGMLTTNYVEAGGFAKTRHANGLPDIQFHFVPGYRSHRGRLIEYGHGYAIHTCVLRPKSVGEIKLSRDSSRRDVLIDHRFFADEEDSKVLVEGIKIARKILAASEFDEVRGKEMLPGKDVRSDDEILAYLRAEALTVYHPVGTCKMGADAMAVVDPTTLKVHGMDGLRVADASVMPKLIGGNTNAPSMMIGQMASEMILGAAHRGER; encoded by the coding sequence ATGTCGGCACGGAACTGGTTTCGGAACAGGAATGCGCTTCCGCGCGACCCGTTCCGCCATGCCTCGAGCGCCGACATCCTCGAAGGGCTGGGCATGAAGACTGAGAACTATGACTACATCGTCGTCGGCGCGGGTTCGGCCGGTTGCGTGGTGGCCAATCGGCTGAGCGCCGATCCGTCGGTCAAGGTGTGCCTGATAGAGGCCGGCGGCAGCGACAACAGCCTTCGGGTCAAGGTGCCGGCGGGCATCCTGTCGCTCTACGGCAACCCGAACTACGACTATTGTTTCGTCGGCGTGCCGCAGCCTCATCTCAACAACCGCAGAATTCCGGTCAACCGCGGCAAGACGCTGGGCGGATCGAGCTCGATCAACTCGATGGTCTATATTCGCGGCGCCGCCGAGGATTATGACGAGTGGGCCGGGCTCGGCTGCGCCGGCTGGGCCTACAGCGACGTGCTGCCTGTCTTCAAGAAGCTGGAGCGCAATCTGATCGCCCAGGATCCGCGCTATCACGGCACCGACGGAGAGCTGCTGGTCGACAATCCGCGCGATCCGAACGTGCTTTCCACCATGTTCGTGAAGGCCGGCCAGAATGCCGGCCTGCCTGCCAATACGGACTTCAATGCCGAGAGCCAGTTCGGCGTCGGCATCTACAACGTCACGCAGGACCGGGGTCAGCGCTTCAGCAGCTTCAGCGCTTTCATGCGCCCGGTGCTCGATCGCAAGAACCTGACGCTGCTCAGCGAATGCGAGGTGATCGACCTTGTCGTTGCCGAGGGACGCGCGACGGGAATGCGCGTTCGGCATGAGGGCGAGCAAAAGATACTCTCGGCCAGCCGCGAGATCGTGCTCTCGGCCGGAGCGATCAACTCGCCCAAGATTCTGATGGCGTCCGGCATCGGCCCGGCAGACGAGCTCCGGCAGATCGGCATCACGCCGGTGCTCGACCTGCCGGGCGTCGGCAAGAACCTGCAAGATCATGTCGACGGCATGATCACCGTGCGATCCAGGAGCACCAAGACGCTCGGCCTGTCGATCGCCAACCTGCCACGCATGGCGGCCGCACCCTTCCAGTATTTCGCGCGCCGCAAGGGCATGCTCACCACCAACTATGTCGAAGCCGGGGGCTTTGCCAAAACCAGGCACGCGAACGGGCTTCCCGACATCCAGTTCCATTTCGTGCCGGGCTATCGCAGCCATCGCGGCAGGCTGATCGAGTACGGCCACGGCTACGCCATTCACACCTGCGTGCTCAGACCGAAAAGCGTGGGCGAGATCAAATTGTCGCGGGACAGTTCCCGCCGGGACGTCCTCATCGACCACCGCTTCTTCGCGGATGAAGAGGACTCCAAGGTGCTGGTCGAAGGCATCAAGATCGCACGCAAGATCCTTGCCGCATCCGAGTTCGATGAGGTGCGCGGCAAGGAGATGCTTCCGGGCAAGGATGTCCGCAGCGACGACGAAATCCTCGCCTATCTGCGCGCCGAAGCGCTGACCGTCTACCACCCGGTAGGAACCTGCAAGATGGGAGCCGACGCAATGGCCGTCGTCGATCCGACGACGCTGAAGGTGCATGGCATGGATGGGCTCCGCGTCGCCGACGCCTCCGTCATGCCGAAGCTGATCGGCGGCAACACGAACGCGCCTAGCATGATGATCGGGCAGATGGCTTCGGAGATGATCCTCGGCGCGGCGCATCGCGGCGAAAGGTAA
- a CDS encoding NAD(P)/FAD-dependent oxidoreductase codes for MSVETIDTLVVGGGQAGVAMSEHLTKCRVPHLILERGRIAERWRSQRWDSLVANGPAWHDRFPGMEFARTGPDGFPPKEEVADYFVAYAKQIDAPIRCGVEVKLVQRNVGRPGFRVETSDGVIEANSVVAATGPFQIPVIPPVVPGDAGVLQIHSSAYRNPAQLPKGAVLVVGAGSSGVQIADELQRAGRRVYLSVGPHDRPPRAYRGRDFCWWLGVLGKWDVETPGPGTEHVTIAVSGARGGETIDFRRLAAQGLTLVGMTKAYHDGVMTFAPDLANNIARGDASLMSLLDEADAYVTLNGLDLPEEPAARRIEPDPECVTNPIRELDLAEAGIVSIIWATGFAVDYSWLKVDAFDEKGRPRHQRGVSTEPGIYFLGLPWQSRRGSSFIWGVWHDAKHLADRISTQRKYLAYHAAAKRETVDA; via the coding sequence ATGTCGGTTGAGACGATAGACACGCTTGTCGTTGGCGGCGGCCAGGCGGGAGTGGCTATGAGCGAGCACCTGACCAAATGCAGGGTGCCTCATCTCATTCTCGAGCGCGGCCGGATCGCCGAGCGCTGGCGCTCACAGCGGTGGGACTCCCTGGTCGCCAATGGCCCGGCCTGGCATGACCGGTTCCCGGGCATGGAATTTGCGCGGACTGGTCCTGACGGCTTTCCCCCCAAGGAAGAGGTCGCCGATTATTTTGTCGCCTACGCGAAGCAGATCGATGCGCCGATCCGCTGCGGCGTGGAGGTCAAGCTCGTGCAAAGAAATGTCGGTCGGCCCGGATTCCGCGTCGAGACGTCGGATGGTGTGATCGAAGCCAACAGCGTCGTCGCCGCGACCGGACCTTTCCAGATCCCCGTCATTCCGCCTGTTGTTCCTGGCGATGCGGGTGTCCTGCAGATCCATTCCAGCGCCTACCGCAACCCCGCGCAGTTGCCGAAAGGCGCAGTGCTGGTGGTCGGCGCGGGATCATCGGGCGTACAGATCGCCGACGAACTCCAACGCGCCGGCAGGCGCGTCTATCTTTCGGTCGGCCCGCACGATCGCCCACCGCGGGCCTATCGCGGGCGCGATTTCTGCTGGTGGCTGGGAGTCCTCGGCAAATGGGATGTCGAAACGCCGGGACCCGGCACCGAACACGTCACGATCGCGGTGAGCGGCGCACGCGGCGGCGAAACGATCGATTTCCGTCGTCTGGCCGCGCAGGGCCTGACCCTGGTCGGCATGACGAAGGCGTATCACGACGGCGTGATGACCTTCGCGCCCGATCTTGCGAACAATATCGCACGCGGCGACGCCAGCCTGATGTCGCTGCTGGACGAAGCCGACGCTTATGTAACGCTGAACGGTCTTGACCTCCCGGAAGAGCCCGCCGCTCGCCGGATCGAGCCCGATCCGGAATGCGTGACCAATCCGATCCGCGAGCTCGATCTGGCCGAAGCCGGCATAGTGTCGATCATCTGGGCGACGGGCTTTGCCGTCGACTACAGCTGGCTGAAGGTCGATGCTTTCGACGAGAAGGGCCGGCCAAGGCACCAGCGCGGCGTCTCGACCGAGCCAGGGATCTATTTCCTTGGTCTGCCCTGGCAGTCGCGAAGAGGGTCGAGTTTTATCTGGGGCGTATGGCACGATGCCAAGCACCTGGCGGACCGCATCTCCACGCAGCGCAAATATCTGGCCTACCACGCTGCAGCGAAGCGCGAGACCGTGGATGCCTGA
- a CDS encoding ABC transporter ATP-binding protein, which yields MAIEDVTLRYGDANGVLALDDVSLKVARNEFCVIVGPSGCGKSSLLYLAAGLNDATSGSIKVDGREVIEPGPDRGMVFQSYTLFPWLTVRANIEYGPKRKGLPAEQRKQIVDQYLNEVGLAPFADHYPAQLSGGMKQRVAIARALANDPAVLLMDEPFGALDSQTRGTMQKLLLRVWERQQKTVLFVTHDIDEALVLGDRVLVMTARPGKIKAEIKVDIPRPRSMDVILEPDFIALKRRILGLLHDEIDEDH from the coding sequence ATGGCCATCGAAGACGTGACACTGCGTTACGGCGACGCCAACGGCGTGCTGGCGCTGGACGATGTGTCGCTGAAAGTGGCCAGGAACGAATTCTGCGTCATCGTCGGCCCTTCGGGATGCGGCAAATCCAGCCTGCTCTACCTCGCGGCCGGCCTCAACGACGCGACCTCGGGCAGCATCAAAGTCGATGGAAGGGAGGTGATCGAACCCGGCCCCGACAGAGGCATGGTGTTCCAGAGCTACACCTTGTTTCCCTGGCTGACGGTCCGCGCCAACATCGAATACGGGCCGAAACGCAAGGGCCTGCCCGCGGAGCAGCGCAAGCAAATCGTCGACCAGTATCTCAACGAGGTCGGCCTCGCGCCCTTTGCGGATCATTACCCCGCGCAGCTTTCGGGCGGCATGAAGCAACGCGTGGCGATCGCGCGCGCCCTTGCCAACGACCCGGCCGTTCTCTTGATGGACGAGCCCTTCGGCGCCCTCGACAGCCAGACGCGCGGCACCATGCAGAAACTGCTCTTGCGCGTCTGGGAACGGCAGCAGAAGACGGTGCTCTTCGTCACCCACGATATCGACGAGGCGCTGGTTCTGGGCGACCGCGTGCTGGTGATGACGGCCCGGCCCGGCAAGATCAAGGCCGAGATCAAGGTCGACATCCCCCGGCCGCGCTCGATGGACGTGATCCTTGAGCCCGACTTCATCGCGCTCAAGCGCCGCATCCTCGGCCTTTTGCACGACGAGATCGACGAGGATCACTAG
- a CDS encoding RidA family protein, protein MAHTRIRPFNTKDTYPEQKLDNDLCQAVVTRGGRTVYLRGQCPQDLDTAKNIDSHDPVEQTHKVMQNIKQLIEECGGTMDHLVKVVIYLTDVRHREAVYQTMGEYIKGVHPVSTGLVVSALARPEWLVEIDGTAVIPD, encoded by the coding sequence ATGGCGCATACGCGAATTCGCCCCTTCAACACCAAGGATACCTATCCCGAGCAGAAGCTCGACAACGATCTCTGCCAGGCGGTGGTCACGCGGGGCGGCCGCACCGTCTATCTGCGCGGCCAATGCCCGCAGGATCTCGATACCGCCAAGAACATCGACAGCCACGATCCGGTCGAGCAGACCCACAAGGTCATGCAAAACATCAAGCAGCTCATCGAGGAATGCGGCGGCACGATGGACCATCTGGTGAAGGTGGTGATCTACCTGACCGATGTCCGGCATCGCGAAGCCGTCTACCAGACGATGGGCGAATACATCAAAGGCGTGCATCCGGTTTCGACCGGCCTGGTCGTGTCGGCCCTCGCTCGGCCGGAATGGCTGGTCGAGATCGACGGCACCGCCGTCATTCCGGACTGA
- a CDS encoding ABC transporter permease, with protein sequence MAQRRTAWTRLTTPFANIPAGTATTLALAMWVVVIGGWALLSYGRVVPNMFLPTPGTVLETTYRMSLDGSLFYHTLTSAKVVILGFIVSSVIAVPLGLWMGTYRAVQAPLEPLVNFIRYLPVTSFVPLFILWIGIGIEQRIAVIFFGTFFQQLVMISDCARGVSRDLVNASYTLGTNRSEAVWHVIFPAALPAILDTLRVTMGWAWTYLVVAELVAASSGLGYISLKAMRGFQVDVIFMAIAAIGLLGLITDTAFRIIRARVAPWAP encoded by the coding sequence ATGGCACAGAGGCGGACGGCGTGGACACGCCTGACGACCCCATTCGCCAACATTCCCGCCGGCACGGCAACGACGCTCGCGCTGGCGATGTGGGTGGTCGTGATCGGCGGCTGGGCTCTCCTGTCCTATGGCCGCGTCGTGCCGAACATGTTCCTGCCCACGCCCGGAACCGTGCTCGAGACGACCTATCGCATGTCCCTGGACGGCAGCCTTTTCTACCACACGTTGACCAGCGCCAAGGTGGTGATCCTGGGCTTCATCGTGTCCTCGGTGATCGCGGTGCCGCTCGGGCTATGGATGGGCACCTATCGGGCGGTGCAGGCGCCGCTGGAGCCGCTGGTCAACTTCATCCGCTATCTGCCCGTGACCTCGTTCGTGCCCCTGTTCATCCTATGGATCGGCATCGGCATCGAGCAGCGCATAGCGGTCATCTTCTTCGGCACTTTCTTCCAGCAGCTCGTGATGATCTCCGACTGCGCGCGCGGCGTGTCGAGGGATCTTGTCAACGCCTCCTACACCTTGGGCACCAATCGCAGCGAAGCCGTGTGGCACGTCATTTTCCCTGCCGCACTTCCCGCGATCCTCGACACGCTTCGCGTCACCATGGGCTGGGCCTGGACATATCTGGTTGTGGCCGAGCTCGTCGCCGCGTCGAGCGGTCTTGGCTATATCAGCCTGAAGGCGATGCGCGGCTTCCAGGTCGATGTGATCTTCATGGCGATCGCCGCGATCGGGCTTCTGGGTCTCATCACCGACACGGCATTCCGCATCATCCGGGCAAGGGTCGCGCCATGGGCACCTTGA
- a CDS encoding LysR family transcriptional regulator produces the protein MPLRFTLRQLEYFVAVGEAGSIAKAAEQVNVSPPSISASIAQLEAEFGVQLFVRKHSHALALTAGGRLFLKEAARLLNDADALHDIAGDIAEKVRGPLAIGCLLTFAQIVLPTLRRKFEDAYPDVRVRQFERNQGQLFEMLQRGEIDAALTYDLELSQDMTFEPLMQLPAYVMLPAAHRLAGRASITPEELVDEPMVLLDLPYSREYFLSAFQPKGLRPKIAERTGDIAVMRSMVANGFGYGIANMRPLNTMSPDGKLLVFVPLLGDIRPLTMGIALPNAEHRTLTVQAFIDHCRRFVVEQGVFGTERIVK, from the coding sequence ATGCCGCTCCGCTTTACCCTCAGACAACTCGAATACTTCGTCGCCGTCGGCGAAGCCGGCTCGATCGCCAAGGCGGCCGAGCAGGTGAATGTCTCGCCGCCGTCGATCTCGGCGTCGATAGCCCAGCTCGAAGCGGAATTCGGCGTCCAGCTCTTCGTGCGCAAGCACTCGCATGCACTTGCGCTGACCGCGGGAGGGCGCCTGTTCCTCAAGGAAGCCGCGCGGCTGCTCAACGACGCGGACGCGCTGCACGACATTGCCGGCGATATCGCCGAAAAGGTGCGCGGACCGTTGGCTATCGGCTGCCTGCTCACCTTCGCGCAGATCGTGCTGCCGACGCTGCGCAGGAAATTCGAGGACGCCTATCCGGACGTGCGCGTCAGGCAGTTCGAGCGCAACCAGGGGCAATTGTTCGAGATGCTGCAGCGTGGCGAGATAGACGCAGCACTCACCTACGATCTCGAACTGTCGCAGGACATGACGTTCGAGCCGCTGATGCAACTGCCAGCCTATGTGATGCTGCCGGCCGCGCATCGCCTGGCGGGCAGGGCGAGCATCACGCCGGAGGAACTGGTCGATGAGCCGATGGTGCTTCTCGACCTGCCCTACAGCAGGGAATATTTCCTCTCGGCCTTCCAACCCAAGGGCCTGCGGCCCAAGATCGCCGAGCGCACCGGCGACATCGCCGTGATGCGCTCGATGGTCGCCAACGGCTTCGGCTACGGTATCGCCAACATGCGGCCGCTCAACACCATGTCGCCGGACGGCAAATTGCTGGTCTTCGTGCCCCTGCTGGGCGACATCAGGCCGCTGACCATGGGAATTGCGCTGCCGAATGCCGAGCACCGCACGCTGACGGTGCAGGCCTTCATCGATCACTGTCGCCGCTTCGTCGTCGAGCAAGGCGTCTTCGGCACCGAACGCATCGTCAAATAG